From Pseudomonas sp. CCI4.2, one genomic window encodes:
- a CDS encoding DUF3375 domain-containing protein produces MIDYSTLEAMLAHHPAWRLLRSGHAPLVASFLYQAFVVTNVRVVSAADLAEALEDELYVLRRRLGGDAFPKSALFYLDEWASPDKGWLRKFYRQGSDEPQFDLTPSTEKAITWLESLTERSFVGTESRLLTLFELLKQMSEGSEADPAKRVAELQKRRDDIDAEIVQILAGDVPLLDSTALKDRFQQFTQLARELLSDFREVEHNFRLLDRRVRERIALWDGAKGALLEEIMGQRDAISDSDQGRSFKAFWAFLMSSRRQEELTDLLDRVLALAPVVELKPDIRTRRVHYDWLEAGEHTQRTVAQLSHQLRRFLDDKVWLENRRIMDILRGIEAKTLGVRDNPPPGNFMDIAELVASFDLPMERPLHTPALSAVFADIALMAGDEDLDAGALYSQVVVDCAQLAAHIRHALQDRTQISLRELTQLQPIEQGLAELVAYLQLGTESFNTVIDENTPETIYWEALASDGTSVNKQALLPRIIFVR; encoded by the coding sequence ATGATTGATTACTCCACTCTCGAAGCCATGCTCGCTCATCATCCCGCCTGGCGATTATTGCGTTCGGGTCATGCGCCGCTGGTGGCCAGCTTTCTGTACCAAGCCTTCGTAGTCACGAACGTGCGGGTTGTCTCTGCTGCTGATCTGGCTGAGGCCTTGGAGGATGAGCTGTACGTATTGCGCAGACGGTTGGGGGGCGATGCGTTTCCAAAGTCGGCGCTTTTTTACCTGGATGAATGGGCCAGCCCCGACAAGGGTTGGTTGCGTAAGTTTTACCGCCAAGGGTCTGACGAACCGCAGTTTGATTTAACCCCTTCGACGGAAAAAGCCATTACTTGGTTGGAGTCGCTCACCGAGCGTAGTTTCGTAGGCACCGAATCACGCCTGCTCACCTTGTTTGAGCTCTTGAAGCAAATGAGTGAAGGCAGCGAGGCTGACCCCGCCAAACGTGTCGCCGAGTTGCAAAAACGTCGAGACGATATCGACGCAGAAATAGTCCAAATTTTGGCTGGCGATGTTCCCTTGTTGGACAGCACTGCGCTAAAAGATCGCTTTCAGCAGTTCACCCAATTGGCCAGAGAGTTGTTGTCTGACTTCCGTGAGGTCGAGCATAACTTCCGTCTGCTGGATCGACGCGTGCGCGAGCGCATTGCGTTGTGGGATGGGGCCAAAGGCGCTTTGTTGGAAGAAATCATGGGTCAACGCGATGCCATTTCGGACTCGGATCAAGGACGCAGTTTCAAAGCATTCTGGGCATTCCTGATGTCGAGCCGTCGTCAGGAAGAACTCACCGATCTGCTTGATCGAGTGCTGGCATTGGCGCCTGTTGTTGAATTGAAACCGGACATCCGGACGCGACGGGTGCATTACGATTGGTTGGAAGCGGGAGAGCATACGCAGCGAACGGTCGCGCAGTTGTCCCATCAATTGCGGCGCTTTTTGGACGATAAAGTCTGGTTAGAGAACCGACGCATCATGGACATTCTGCGCGGTATCGAAGCGAAAACCTTGGGTGTACGTGATAACCCGCCGCCTGGGAACTTCATGGACATCGCCGAGCTGGTGGCGAGCTTCGATTTGCCGATGGAGCGTCCGCTGCACACGCCAGCCCTCAGCGCTGTGTTCGCCGACATCGCCTTAATGGCAGGCGACGAGGATCTGGATGCCGGGGCGCTGTATTCCCAAGTAGTAGTTGATTGCGCGCAGTTAGCGGCTCATATCCGGCATGCCCTGCAAGACCGGACGCAGATTAGCCTGCGTGAACTGACCCAATTGCAGCCCATCGAACAGGGCTTGGCGGAACTCGTCGCTTATCTGCAACTCGGTACTGAATCATTCAACACCGTCATTGATGAAAACACACCTGAGACGATTTATTGGGAGGCCCTGGCGAGCGATGGCACGTCCGTGAACAAACAGGCTTTGCTGCCACGCATTATTTTCGTGAGATGA
- a CDS encoding sulfotransferase family 2 domain-containing protein, with protein MMTRLFWKLIPKVQRELLLERLSIVDRQVVDKALSGRIRFPKVFDELKCVFIHVPKCAGSSVAMSLFGDTPTGHLPLYWYEKEFAERYAHYFKFGFVRDPLQRAWSAYSYLLTNTQRRDKAANELVNKYPSFDAFIDNWLHPENITKQIHFVPQHCFLENSMGSIDVDFIGRQESLIPDFLALCEHLNVKAELQHINRTSRDGDENRDFCSAATRRKVREVYARDYELFAYD; from the coding sequence ATAATGACCAGGTTGTTTTGGAAGTTAATTCCAAAGGTGCAGCGAGAACTCTTGCTTGAGCGACTTTCGATAGTTGACCGGCAGGTTGTGGACAAAGCGCTGTCTGGGAGAATTCGATTTCCTAAGGTCTTCGACGAGCTTAAGTGCGTATTTATCCACGTCCCAAAATGCGCGGGTAGCAGTGTCGCCATGTCGCTTTTTGGCGACACCCCAACCGGCCATCTGCCGCTGTATTGGTATGAGAAAGAATTCGCTGAACGTTACGCACACTATTTCAAATTTGGCTTCGTGCGTGACCCACTGCAACGCGCGTGGTCGGCGTACAGCTACTTGCTAACCAATACTCAACGGCGTGATAAAGCCGCCAACGAGCTCGTCAATAAGTACCCTAGTTTCGACGCGTTTATCGACAATTGGCTGCACCCGGAAAACATCACCAAACAGATACATTTTGTACCGCAACATTGTTTTCTGGAAAATTCGATGGGTTCCATAGACGTCGATTTCATTGGGCGGCAAGAAAGCCTTATTCCCGACTTCCTGGCACTGTGTGAACATCTGAATGTCAAAGCCGAACTCCAACACATCAACCGTACCTCGCGAGATGGCGACGAGAACCGCGACTTCTGCTCCGCTGCAACCCGACGCAAAGTGCGCGAGGTATACGCCCGTGATTACGAACTCTTCGCCTATGACTAA
- the cysC gene encoding adenylyl-sulfate kinase yields MTNVRPLIIAPKLAVGQALRAGMKQQRACCVWFTGLSGAGKSTLGNQLDQALQSRGMHSYLLDGDRLRLGLCQDLGMTDADRHENVRRIAEVAKLMVDAGLIVIVSAISPFRADRDASRDSFAEDEFFEVHVNTPLSECVRRDAKGLYRAVKEGRITNFTGIDSPYEAPLTPEFVIDTSLSDCEAFIEKLVRQLRGGF; encoded by the coding sequence ATGACTAATGTGCGGCCCCTGATCATTGCGCCGAAGTTGGCGGTCGGACAAGCGTTGCGTGCAGGCATGAAGCAACAGCGCGCATGTTGCGTCTGGTTTACCGGTTTGTCGGGTGCTGGAAAATCCACACTGGGTAACCAACTGGATCAAGCCCTGCAATCTCGAGGCATGCACAGTTACCTGTTGGATGGTGATCGGCTCCGTCTAGGCCTTTGCCAAGATTTGGGCATGACTGACGCTGATCGCCATGAAAACGTGCGGCGCATTGCTGAAGTGGCCAAACTCATGGTCGACGCGGGGTTAATTGTTATCGTCTCGGCCATCTCGCCCTTTCGTGCGGATCGTGACGCCAGTCGAGATTCGTTCGCCGAAGATGAGTTCTTTGAAGTTCACGTCAACACTCCGCTTTCGGAATGTGTCCGCCGTGATGCAAAAGGTCTGTATCGAGCCGTGAAAGAAGGACGAATTACCAACTTCACCGGCATCGACAGTCCATACGAAGCGCCCCTGACACCCGAGTTTGTGATTGATACCAGCTTGAGTGACTGTGAGGCGTTTATTGAGAAGTTGGTCAGGCAGTTGCGTGGCGGTTTTTAG
- a CDS encoding threonine dehydratase, which produces MFDLIALRHATHTIRPLIPATAQYAWPRLAERLGCEVWVKHENHAPTGAFKVRGGLLYVQGLLKRKPNVTGLVTATRGNHGQSLATAARNAGLPIIVVVPLGNSQEKNAAMRAMGAQLIEYGQDFDEARTEAARQAEQHGYESVPAFHPDLILGVATYALELLEAVPDLKTVYVPIGMGSGICGLIQTRDLLGLKTEIVGVVSEHADAYAQSVEQGKIITTETANTFADGMACRIPLPEAFEIIRNGAARIVRVSEHDIASAIRIFHEDTHNTAEGAGAAGLAALVKERGQQRGHKVAVILSGANIDREMFGRVLGGM; this is translated from the coding sequence ATGTTTGACCTGATCGCGTTGCGCCACGCTACACACACCATCCGCCCCTTGATTCCAGCAACTGCGCAGTACGCCTGGCCACGCTTGGCCGAACGGTTGGGTTGCGAGGTGTGGGTCAAACACGAAAACCACGCACCGACCGGCGCTTTCAAAGTACGCGGCGGTCTGCTCTACGTTCAGGGTTTGCTCAAGCGCAAACCAAACGTGACCGGGCTGGTGACGGCCACGCGGGGCAATCATGGACAAAGCCTGGCAACAGCCGCACGAAATGCAGGACTGCCCATCATCGTCGTCGTGCCCCTTGGCAACTCCCAGGAAAAAAACGCCGCCATGCGTGCAATGGGCGCCCAACTGATTGAATACGGCCAAGACTTCGACGAAGCCCGCACCGAAGCGGCCCGCCAAGCTGAACAACACGGCTATGAAAGCGTCCCGGCGTTCCACCCGGATTTGATCCTCGGCGTCGCAACCTACGCCTTGGAATTGCTCGAGGCGGTGCCAGACCTGAAAACTGTCTACGTGCCCATCGGCATGGGTTCAGGTATTTGTGGGCTGATTCAGACCCGTGATCTACTGGGCTTGAAAACCGAGATCGTCGGGGTCGTCTCCGAACACGCCGACGCCTATGCCCAAAGCGTCGAGCAAGGCAAAATAATCACCACCGAAACCGCCAACACCTTCGCCGACGGGATGGCTTGCCGCATTCCCCTGCCAGAAGCGTTCGAAATCATCCGCAACGGCGCGGCGCGGATCGTCCGTGTCAGCGAGCACGACATCGCCAGCGCCATCCGTATCTTTCACGAAGACACGCATAACACCGCAGAAGGCGCCGGCGCGGCGGGGTTGGCGGCGTTGGTGAAAGAGCGCGGTCAGCAGAGGGGGCACAAGGTCGCAGTGATATTGAGCGGGGCAAATATTGACCGTGAAATGTTTGGGCGGGTGTTGGGCGGGATGTGA
- a CDS encoding PLP-dependent aminotransferase family protein has product MWTPTLTDSGQPKYLALVEAITQAIESGELKVGERLPPQRRLAWNLGLNPSTTMQAYREAARRHLVSGEVGRGTYVLAGSKEATLFRLKQPAERSAVIDLSTNVPVTHENSADEVAALSALINGGHAQRLQNYLSADDLAFGRAQGAAWLNLRGLNLPPEHLMLCNGAQHGLFMALLSLCQPGDPVLVEAFTAPGIKAAGRQLRLPLHGIALDRQGIIADELDRMARATGAKVVVLTPILQNPTSTIMSPQRQLEIAEVARQHDLLIIEDDVYGALTTTPPLTRLLGNRGLLVTSLSKTVAPGLRVGWIAADPTLLELIDPHAQATHWGVSPLCLAIASQWISDGTALRRLAWQTEETTQRWRLAKKILGAALYQQEIPSPHAWITSDMPSMALTQACRSDLVDVVPAEVFAVKQNDVHAIRISLCAAGDRAQLKIALERVATIIAKQPAQ; this is encoded by the coding sequence ATGTGGACGCCGACGCTAACGGATTCAGGCCAGCCAAAATACTTGGCGTTGGTAGAGGCCATTACCCAAGCCATTGAAAGCGGCGAGCTTAAAGTGGGTGAGCGACTGCCACCGCAACGACGTCTGGCGTGGAATTTAGGATTGAACCCGAGCACGACGATGCAAGCCTATCGCGAGGCGGCGCGCAGGCATTTGGTCTCGGGGGAAGTTGGACGAGGCACCTATGTGCTGGCAGGGAGCAAGGAAGCGACGCTGTTCCGCCTCAAACAACCCGCTGAGCGCTCGGCCGTCATTGATCTATCGACCAATGTGCCGGTAACCCACGAAAACAGCGCAGACGAAGTGGCCGCCCTCTCCGCGCTGATCAACGGCGGACACGCGCAGCGCTTACAAAACTACCTGAGTGCGGATGACTTGGCCTTCGGTAGAGCTCAAGGCGCGGCCTGGCTAAACCTTCGCGGCCTGAACCTGCCGCCAGAACACCTCATGCTTTGCAACGGAGCCCAACATGGATTGTTCATGGCGTTATTGTCGCTCTGTCAGCCTGGCGATCCGGTACTAGTGGAAGCATTCACGGCACCGGGAATCAAGGCGGCGGGTCGACAATTGCGTTTGCCATTGCACGGCATTGCCCTTGACCGCCAAGGCATCATTGCGGACGAGCTTGATCGAATGGCGCGTGCAACCGGTGCAAAAGTCGTCGTGCTGACGCCCATTCTGCAGAACCCGACATCGACCATTATGTCGCCACAACGCCAATTGGAAATCGCCGAGGTCGCTCGCCAGCATGATCTGTTGATCATTGAAGACGATGTGTACGGCGCATTGACCACCACGCCGCCGCTGACCCGACTGCTGGGCAACCGCGGTTTGCTAGTCACCAGCCTGTCAAAAACAGTAGCACCGGGTTTGCGTGTTGGCTGGATCGCTGCTGACCCGACGTTGCTCGAATTAATCGATCCCCACGCCCAGGCAACGCATTGGGGCGTTTCACCGTTGTGTCTGGCCATCGCCAGTCAGTGGATAAGTGACGGCACCGCGCTGCGCCGATTGGCGTGGCAGACCGAAGAAACCACTCAGCGTTGGCGCTTGGCGAAGAAGATTCTCGGGGCCGCGTTGTACCAGCAGGAAATCCCTTCACCCCACGCGTGGATCACCAGCGACATGCCGTCGATGGCGCTGACTCAGGCCTGCCGCTCTGATCTCGTCGACGTGGTGCCAGCGGAGGTGTTCGCGGTCAAGCAAAACGACGTCCACGCGATACGCATCAGCTTGTGTGCGGCAGGGGATCGGGCGCAGTTAAAAATCGCACTTGAGCGGGTCGCGACAATCATCGCCAAACAGCCCGCTCAATAA
- a CDS encoding LysR family transcriptional regulator — protein MDTFQNMRAFSLVAQTGSFTAAAELMDKTTANISKAVSQLEAHLHTRLLNRTTRRIALTEAGKRYLARCERILEDILDAETEASVAQAKPAGNLKVHAMSGIGTHYVIAAIARYRETHPEVTFDLTLSNKLPDLLEEGYDVSILIASDLPDSGFISQRLGITYNILCASPGYIEKHGQPSTPAELLEHDCLRIVNAAIPQEKLIFDGPDGEETVILSRFPFHVNTADAMTVAIQSGMGIGVQPVSSAIDGLRNGTLVRILPRYRLQETNLYAVYPSRQFLDAKIKTWVEYLRESVPLFLAAHEGDLMTHTVY, from the coding sequence ATGGACACCTTTCAAAATATGCGTGCTTTCAGTCTGGTTGCCCAGACAGGAAGTTTCACTGCTGCAGCTGAGCTTATGGACAAAACAACGGCCAATATCTCCAAGGCCGTTTCCCAATTAGAAGCTCACCTTCACACCCGACTGCTCAACCGAACCACACGACGTATCGCGCTGACCGAAGCCGGTAAACGATATCTGGCACGTTGCGAGCGTATCCTCGAAGACATTCTTGACGCTGAAACCGAAGCCAGTGTCGCCCAAGCCAAACCGGCCGGTAATCTGAAAGTACATGCGATGTCTGGCATTGGTACGCACTACGTAATCGCTGCTATCGCGCGTTACCGTGAGACCCATCCGGAAGTCACCTTCGACCTGACCCTCTCCAACAAGCTCCCGGATTTGCTGGAGGAAGGCTATGACGTGTCGATACTGATCGCCAGCGACCTGCCGGATTCCGGGTTCATCTCGCAACGGCTCGGCATTACCTACAACATCCTTTGCGCATCGCCCGGCTACATTGAAAAACACGGTCAACCAAGCACGCCTGCCGAGTTGCTTGAGCACGATTGCCTGCGCATTGTTAACGCAGCGATTCCTCAAGAAAAGCTGATTTTCGACGGCCCGGACGGTGAAGAAACGGTGATTCTTTCCCGATTCCCATTCCACGTGAACACCGCCGACGCCATGACAGTGGCCATCCAAAGTGGCATGGGCATAGGCGTTCAGCCGGTCTCTTCGGCCATTGATGGGCTACGCAACGGAACGCTGGTTCGAATCCTGCCTAGGTATCGGTTGCAGGAGACCAACCTCTACGCGGTCTACCCGTCACGGCAGTTTCTGGATGCGAAAATCAAAACCTGGGTCGAATATTTGCGCGAATCTGTGCCGCTGTTTTTGGCCGCGCATGAGGGCGACTTGATGACCCACACGGTTTATTGA
- a CDS encoding YdgA family protein, with protein sequence MKKSVKVAVGVVIAVAALSSAGAWYTGTQLEGVLHTAIDEANRQIKSSLNGFDGSVTLELVSLDRHVFSSTAHYRVNIKSAKLGKGNENVELLFVDNVEHGPLPWSRVKSLNLMPVMAASNYEIEKNSVTEKWFALTNGVAPLKGHTNIGYDHSTEGTLELLPLDIDSPNGTLKFSGLNLWLQSTANAEKVKVTGSLDDIKANVPSEQGPVSFNIHNLSFNTGGTKGASGFYLGHSDFKMAQSGIQIGDKPPVEFKNFVNTSLMQEEGGNLAAQVTYDIDMISYGGKDFGAAQMLWKFGNFDVASTQALYTLYQQKIQPQQQAAALAGVPVKLQLSDADQTQMNAELAKLLAAKPHIELEKVSLKTANGESHFSLAMDLKNPGPLDQPVPDLVNKMLTELDAKLLVSKPMIKDLATQAAALNGQTDPKVIEQQARDASEIVDGVAVMSQLAKVDGDNVVSHLHYADGMADFNGQKMTGIQFVSLIASKFSAMSGAGQ encoded by the coding sequence ATGAAAAAATCAGTAAAGGTTGCAGTGGGCGTTGTCATAGCAGTCGCCGCATTGAGTTCTGCCGGGGCGTGGTACACCGGCACTCAACTGGAAGGCGTTTTGCACACAGCAATCGACGAGGCCAATCGCCAGATCAAATCCTCCCTTAACGGTTTCGATGGCAGCGTGACGCTGGAACTGGTTTCCCTTGATCGCCATGTGTTCAGCAGCACGGCGCATTATCGGGTGAATATCAAAAGCGCAAAATTGGGCAAGGGTAACGAAAACGTTGAGCTGCTTTTCGTCGATAACGTCGAGCACGGTCCGTTGCCATGGTCGCGCGTGAAGTCGCTGAACTTGATGCCGGTCATGGCCGCCAGTAACTACGAAATCGAAAAAAATTCAGTCACCGAAAAATGGTTTGCCCTGACCAACGGTGTCGCGCCGCTTAAAGGCCACACCAATATTGGTTACGACCACTCCACCGAAGGCACCCTTGAACTGCTGCCGCTGGATATCGACTCGCCCAATGGCACGCTTAAATTTTCCGGGCTTAACCTGTGGTTGCAGTCCACCGCCAACGCTGAAAAAGTCAAAGTCACGGGCTCGCTCGACGACATCAAGGCCAACGTACCTTCGGAACAGGGCCCGGTCAGTTTCAATATTCACAACTTGTCCTTCAATACCGGCGGCACTAAAGGCGCCTCAGGTTTTTACTTGGGGCACAGCGACTTCAAAATGGCCCAGTCGGGAATCCAGATCGGCGACAAACCGCCGGTGGAGTTCAAGAATTTCGTCAACACCAGCTTGATGCAAGAAGAGGGCGGCAACCTCGCGGCACAAGTGACCTACGACATCGACATGATCAGCTACGGCGGCAAGGACTTCGGCGCTGCGCAAATGTTATGGAAATTCGGTAACTTTGACGTCGCATCGACCCAAGCGCTTTACACGCTTTACCAGCAAAAAATTCAGCCCCAACAACAAGCCGCCGCGTTGGCTGGCGTACCGGTGAAGTTGCAACTGAGCGATGCCGACCAGACGCAAATGAATGCTGAACTGGCGAAGCTTCTGGCGGCCAAACCGCACATCGAACTGGAAAAGGTCTCACTTAAAACGGCCAATGGCGAAAGTCATTTCAGTCTCGCTATGGATCTGAAGAACCCAGGCCCGCTTGACCAGCCGGTGCCTGATTTGGTCAATAAAATGCTCACCGAACTGGATGCCAAATTGCTGGTGTCCAAACCGATGATTAAAGACCTTGCGACTCAGGCGGCGGCCCTCAATGGCCAGACCGATCCTAAAGTCATTGAGCAACAGGCACGGGACGCGAGTGAAATCGTGGACGGCGTGGCGGTCATGTCACAGTTGGCCAAGGTCGACGGTGACAACGTGGTCTCCCACCTGCATTACGCCGACGGCATGGCAGACTTCAACGGCCAGAAAATGACCGGCATCCAGTTTGTCAGCCTTATTGCCAGCAAGTTTTCCGCGATGAGTGGTGCAGGGCAGTAG